One genomic window of Azospirillum sp. TSH100 includes the following:
- a CDS encoding methyl-accepting chemotaxis protein gives MQIKSIQSKIAMLSGFCLAGTVAVLVGFAVLSTRSSNEFVTGNVERILESKTTESLQNLAATQAGLLRSEFDTALNAARTMANSFSSLADDGLPGNVPAERRREAFNGVLLSVLKQNPLFNGTYSAWEPDALDGRDEEFRNRRETGTDATGRFIPYWNRDQNGRIAMQPLVEYDSRDRHPNGVMKGGWYIGPQENGRESVLDPLPYIVQGKQVFLATLSVPVVIGGKFRGVAGADFNLDFVQQLSTKVSAAVFNGRSQVVIISNMGLIVAHSARPDLIGQSISTFDSSWQADLAGVQAGKPHVDIDSSTNMLRSFAPITLGNTEKPWAVLVQVPKDIVLADGMALSTEMGERANSNILWQVTVGALVALGAVAIMWVVAGGVARPIRASVSFAEGIAAGRFDQTLDIRQADEVGALADALRKMMADLKRMIDQRAEDQAKADAERRKAMLQLADNLEAQVMNVVDGVDRAAQSMTGTAQTMTATATQTSQQAGVVANASEDASSNVQTVASATEELSASIQEIGQRVNRSAQIAREAVEAAQQANGQVLSLTAAAEKIGTVVQLIQDIASQTNLLALNATIEAARAGEAGKGFAVVAQEVKSLASQTARATEDIASHVSGMQRVTEETAGAIKGIGGIIAQIDEISTAIAAAVEEQGSATAEIARNVQQAASGTQEVTKTIADVRVAAVEAGHSAENVLTVSGQLANDAGRLRNAVNGFLSTIRAA, from the coding sequence ATGCAAATAAAGTCTATCCAGTCAAAAATTGCGATGCTGTCGGGGTTCTGCCTTGCCGGCACCGTTGCCGTGCTGGTCGGGTTCGCCGTCCTGTCGACGCGCTCCAGCAACGAGTTCGTTACCGGGAACGTCGAACGCATCCTCGAAAGCAAGACGACGGAGTCCCTGCAGAATCTCGCGGCGACCCAGGCCGGCCTGCTGCGGTCGGAATTCGACACCGCGTTGAACGCGGCGCGGACGATGGCGAACAGCTTCTCCAGCCTTGCCGACGACGGCTTGCCCGGCAATGTGCCTGCTGAAAGGCGGCGTGAGGCGTTCAACGGCGTGCTGCTGTCGGTCCTGAAGCAGAACCCGCTGTTCAACGGTACCTATTCGGCCTGGGAGCCCGACGCGCTCGACGGCCGGGACGAGGAGTTCCGCAACCGCCGCGAAACCGGCACCGACGCCACCGGCCGCTTCATCCCCTATTGGAACCGCGACCAGAACGGCCGCATCGCCATGCAGCCGCTGGTCGAGTACGACAGCCGCGACCGTCATCCCAACGGCGTCATGAAGGGCGGCTGGTACATCGGCCCGCAGGAGAACGGACGCGAAAGCGTGCTCGACCCCCTGCCCTACATCGTGCAGGGCAAGCAGGTGTTCCTGGCGACCCTGTCGGTGCCGGTTGTCATCGGCGGCAAGTTCCGCGGCGTGGCCGGCGCCGACTTCAACCTCGATTTCGTGCAGCAGCTGTCGACCAAGGTCAGCGCCGCCGTCTTCAACGGCCGCAGCCAGGTGGTCATCATCAGCAACATGGGTCTGATCGTCGCCCACAGCGCGCGGCCCGACCTGATCGGCCAGTCGATCTCCACCTTCGACAGCTCCTGGCAGGCCGATCTGGCGGGTGTCCAGGCCGGCAAGCCGCATGTCGACATCGACTCCTCCACCAACATGCTGCGCAGCTTCGCGCCCATCACGCTCGGCAACACCGAGAAGCCGTGGGCCGTGCTGGTCCAGGTGCCGAAGGACATCGTGCTGGCCGACGGCATGGCGCTCTCCACGGAAATGGGTGAGCGTGCCAACTCCAACATCCTGTGGCAGGTCACGGTCGGCGCGCTGGTCGCGCTGGGCGCCGTGGCGATCATGTGGGTGGTGGCCGGCGGCGTCGCCCGGCCGATCCGCGCCAGCGTCTCCTTCGCCGAAGGCATCGCCGCCGGCCGCTTCGACCAGACGCTGGACATCCGGCAGGCCGACGAGGTCGGCGCGCTGGCCGATGCCCTGCGCAAGATGATGGCCGACCTGAAGCGGATGATCGACCAGCGGGCCGAGGATCAGGCCAAGGCCGACGCCGAACGCCGCAAGGCCATGCTGCAACTCGCCGACAATCTGGAAGCCCAGGTGATGAATGTGGTGGACGGCGTCGACCGCGCCGCCCAGTCGATGACGGGCACCGCCCAGACCATGACCGCCACCGCGACCCAGACCAGCCAGCAGGCCGGCGTGGTCGCCAACGCCTCCGAGGATGCCAGCAGCAACGTGCAGACCGTCGCCAGCGCCACCGAGGAGCTGTCGGCCTCGATCCAGGAGATCGGTCAGCGCGTCAACCGCTCCGCCCAGATCGCCCGCGAGGCGGTGGAAGCGGCCCAGCAGGCCAACGGCCAGGTTCTCAGCCTGACCGCGGCGGCCGAGAAGATCGGCACGGTGGTGCAGCTGATCCAGGACATCGCCAGCCAGACCAACCTGCTGGCGCTGAACGCCACCATCGAGGCGGCCCGCGCCGGTGAGGCGGGCAAGGGCTTCGCCGTGGTGGCGCAGGAGGTGAAGAGCCTCGCCAGCCAGACCGCCCGTGCGACGGAGGACATCGCCAGCCATGTCAGCGGCATGCAGCGCGTGACCGAGGAGACGGCCGGCGCGATCAAGGGCATCGGCGGCATCATCGCCCAGATCGACGAGATCTCCACCGCCATCGCCGCCGCGGTGGAGGAACAGGGCTCCGCCACCGCCGAGATCGCCCGCAACGTCCAGCAGGCGGCCAGCGGCACCCAGGAGGTGACCAAGACCATCGCCGACGTCCGTGTCGCCGCCGTCGAGGCCGGCCATTCCGCCGAGAACGTCCTGACGGTGTCGGGCCAGCTCGCCAACGACGCCGGCCGCCTGCGCAACGCGGTGAACGGCTTCCTGTCGACCATCCGCGCCGCCTGA
- the lpdA gene encoding dihydrolipoyl dehydrogenase — MAESTFDVVVIGGGPGGYVCAIRAAQLGFKVACVEKRGTLGGTCLNVGCIPSKALLAASEKFEEAAHGLAKFGIKVGSVDLDLPGMLAHKDKVVKDNVGGIEFLFKKNKVAWLKGAGKITAANTVEVEGVGTITASKAIVIATGSDVTPLPGIAIDEKRVVSSTGALSLPEVPKHLVVIGGGVIGLELGSVWGRLGAKVTVVEYLDRVLPTMDNELSKQAQRIFAKQGMDFKLSTKVTGAAVTETGVSLTVEPAAGGAAQTIEADTVLVAIGRRPYTEGLGLEAVGVELERGRVKIDGHFQTNVPGIYAIGDVVEGPMLAHKAEEEGVALAEQLAGQKSHVNHDLVPGVVYTWPEVAAVGKTEEQLKAAGVAYKAGKFPFTANGRARAGGNTDGFVKILSDASTDQVLGVHMIGPNVSEMIGELVLAMEFSASAEDVARTCHAHPTLSEAVKEAALAVDGRPLHI; from the coding sequence ATGGCTGAAAGCACTTTTGACGTCGTTGTGATCGGCGGCGGTCCCGGCGGGTATGTCTGCGCGATCCGCGCGGCGCAGCTCGGCTTCAAGGTCGCCTGCGTGGAAAAGCGGGGGACGCTGGGCGGCACCTGCCTGAATGTCGGCTGCATCCCGTCCAAGGCTCTGCTGGCGGCGTCGGAGAAGTTCGAGGAAGCGGCCCACGGCCTCGCCAAGTTCGGCATCAAGGTCGGCAGCGTCGACCTCGACCTGCCGGGCATGCTGGCCCACAAGGACAAGGTCGTTAAGGACAACGTCGGCGGCATCGAGTTCCTGTTCAAGAAGAACAAGGTCGCCTGGCTGAAGGGCGCCGGCAAGATCACCGCCGCCAACACGGTCGAGGTCGAGGGCGTCGGCACCATCACCGCGTCGAAGGCGATCGTCATCGCCACCGGGTCCGACGTCACCCCGCTGCCGGGCATCGCCATCGACGAGAAGCGCGTGGTGTCCTCCACCGGCGCCCTGTCGCTGCCGGAGGTGCCGAAGCATCTGGTCGTCATCGGCGGCGGCGTGATCGGCCTGGAGCTGGGCTCGGTCTGGGGCCGGCTGGGCGCCAAGGTGACGGTGGTCGAGTATCTCGACCGCGTGCTGCCGACCATGGACAACGAGCTGTCGAAGCAGGCCCAGCGCATCTTCGCCAAGCAGGGCATGGACTTCAAGCTGAGCACCAAGGTGACCGGCGCGGCGGTGACCGAGACCGGCGTCAGCCTGACGGTCGAGCCCGCCGCCGGCGGTGCTGCGCAGACCATCGAGGCCGACACCGTGCTGGTCGCGATCGGCCGCCGCCCCTACACCGAAGGGCTGGGCCTGGAGGCGGTCGGCGTCGAGCTGGAGCGCGGCCGCGTCAAGATCGACGGCCATTTCCAGACCAACGTGCCGGGCATCTACGCCATCGGCGACGTGGTCGAAGGCCCGATGCTGGCCCACAAGGCCGAGGAGGAGGGCGTCGCCCTGGCCGAGCAGCTGGCCGGCCAGAAGAGCCACGTCAACCACGACCTCGTCCCCGGCGTCGTCTACACCTGGCCGGAAGTCGCCGCCGTCGGCAAGACCGAGGAGCAGCTGAAGGCCGCGGGCGTCGCCTACAAGGCCGGCAAGTTCCCGTTCACCGCCAACGGCCGCGCGCGTGCCGGCGGCAACACCGACGGCTTCGTGAAGATCCTGTCGGATGCCTCCACCGATCAGGTGCTGGGTGTCCACATGATCGGCCCGAACGTGTCGGAGATGATCGGCGAGCTGGTGCTGGCCATGGAGTTCAGCGCGTCGGCCGAAGACGTCGCCCGCACCTGCCACGCCCACCCGACCCTGTCGGAAGCGGTCAAGGAAGCGGCGCTGGCGGTGGACGGCCGTCCGCTGCACATCTGA
- a CDS encoding entericidin A/B family lipoprotein: MTTVKKFTLLAVLGTLLGTTLAACNTVEGAGQDVQAGGRAIERGADNVQKKM, translated from the coding sequence ATGACCACCGTCAAGAAGTTCACCCTGCTCGCCGTCCTGGGCACCCTGCTGGGCACCACGCTGGCCGCCTGCAACACGGTCGAGGGCGCCGGCCAGGATGTGCAGGCCGGCGGCCGCGCCATCGAGCGGGGCGCCGACAACGTCCAGAAGAAGATGTGA
- a CDS encoding efflux RND transporter permease subunit → MSLNLSAIAVRERAVTLFFILLLAAGGAFAFVMLGRAEDPSFTIKTLTVTSVWPGATAREMQDLVAEPLEKRLQELSWYDRVETTTRPGYAYMTLTLKDSTPPARVQEEFYQARKKMGDETRNLPSGVLGPFVNDEYSDVSFALYALKAKGLPMRELARQAETIRQDLLHVPGVKKVNILGERPERIFVEFSYAKLATLGVSAQDIIAALQRQNSVTPSGSIDTQGPQVFIRIDGAYDGVQAIADTPIVAAGRTLKLSDIAEVRRGYEDPPTYIIRHQGEPTVMLAAVMQEGWDGLALGKALEERAAGIARSLPLGMTLDKVSDQAVNITSAVDEFMLKFAMALGVVLLVSLLSLGWRVGIVVAAAVPLTLAVVFLIMLETGRFFDRITLGALILSLGLLVDDAIIAIEVMVVKMEEGVDRIKAAAYAWSHTAAPMLSGTLVTVAGFLPVGFARSTAGEYAGNIFWVVGFSLIVSWIVAVVFTPYLGVRMLPAIRPVPGGHEAIYGTPNYRRLRGIISFAVRHKFVTCGVVGIAFAAAVVGMGGVKQQFFPTSDRPEVLVEVRLPEGTSIETTTASVEKIERWLADQPEAKIVTSYIGQGAPRFFFAMAPELPDPAFAKIVVLTPDAEAREALKHRLRQNVAQGLVPEAYVRVTQLVFGPYTPFPVEFRVMGPDPAQLYGISEKALAIMRSVPDVRQANREWGNRTPVLRFTPDQDRLNLIGLSPAEVGQQLQFLLTGIAVTQVREDIRNVPIVARSAGDERLDPTRLADFSLTSRTGQQIPLDQIGHAEIRLEEPMMKRRDRTSVITIRSDINEATQPPEVSKQIMTALQPLIASLPAGYRIEMGGSIEEALKANTALGKVFPVMIAAMLIFIMLQVRSFSMMAMVLLTAPLGLVGVVPMLLASNHPFGFNAILGLIGLAGILMRNTLILTEQIKENQAAGLDDYHAVIEATVQRTRPVILTALAAVLAFIPLTHSVFWGSMAYTLIGGTAVGTVLILLFLPALYAAWFRIRPAAAGEASSPHARLGVV, encoded by the coding sequence GGGTGGAGACGACCACGCGGCCCGGCTATGCCTATATGACCCTGACACTGAAGGACAGCACACCGCCGGCCAGGGTGCAGGAGGAATTCTACCAGGCCCGCAAGAAGATGGGCGACGAGACGCGCAACCTGCCGTCCGGTGTGCTCGGCCCCTTCGTCAACGACGAATATTCCGACGTCAGCTTCGCGCTCTATGCGCTGAAGGCCAAGGGCCTGCCGATGCGCGAACTGGCCCGGCAGGCGGAGACGATCCGCCAGGATCTGCTGCATGTGCCCGGCGTCAAGAAGGTCAACATCCTGGGCGAGCGTCCGGAACGGATCTTCGTCGAATTCTCCTATGCCAAGCTGGCGACCCTCGGCGTGTCGGCCCAGGACATCATCGCCGCCTTGCAGCGGCAGAACAGCGTCACGCCGTCAGGGTCCATCGACACCCAGGGGCCGCAGGTCTTCATCCGCATCGATGGCGCCTATGACGGGGTGCAGGCGATCGCCGACACGCCGATCGTCGCGGCCGGGCGGACGCTGAAGCTGTCGGACATCGCCGAGGTCCGCCGCGGCTACGAGGATCCGCCGACCTACATCATCCGCCACCAGGGCGAACCCACTGTCATGCTGGCGGCCGTCATGCAGGAGGGCTGGGACGGCCTCGCGCTCGGCAAGGCGCTGGAGGAGCGGGCGGCCGGCATCGCGCGGTCGCTGCCGCTCGGGATGACGCTCGACAAGGTGAGCGACCAGGCCGTCAACATCACCTCGGCGGTCGACGAATTCATGCTGAAGTTCGCGATGGCGCTGGGCGTGGTGCTGCTGGTCAGCCTGCTCAGCCTCGGCTGGCGCGTCGGCATCGTCGTGGCGGCGGCCGTGCCGCTGACGCTCGCCGTCGTCTTCCTCATCATGCTGGAAACCGGCCGCTTCTTCGACCGCATCACGCTCGGCGCGCTGATCCTGTCGCTCGGTCTGCTGGTGGACGACGCCATCATCGCCATCGAGGTGATGGTGGTGAAGATGGAGGAGGGCGTCGACCGCATCAAGGCGGCGGCCTATGCCTGGAGCCACACGGCGGCGCCGATGCTGTCGGGAACGCTGGTGACGGTCGCCGGCTTCCTGCCGGTGGGGTTCGCGCGCTCGACCGCCGGCGAGTATGCCGGCAACATCTTCTGGGTCGTGGGATTCTCCCTCATCGTCTCCTGGATCGTTGCGGTGGTCTTCACGCCCTATCTGGGCGTCAGGATGCTGCCGGCGATCAGACCGGTCCCCGGCGGCCACGAGGCGATCTACGGCACCCCGAACTACCGGCGGCTGCGGGGAATCATCAGCTTCGCCGTGCGCCACAAGTTCGTGACCTGCGGGGTCGTCGGAATCGCCTTTGCCGCCGCCGTCGTCGGCATGGGCGGCGTCAAGCAGCAGTTCTTCCCGACCTCCGACCGCCCCGAGGTGCTGGTGGAGGTCCGTCTGCCGGAAGGCACCAGCATCGAGACGACGACGGCCTCGGTCGAGAAGATCGAACGCTGGCTGGCCGATCAGCCGGAGGCGAAGATCGTCACCAGCTATATCGGCCAGGGCGCTCCCCGCTTCTTCTTCGCCATGGCACCGGAACTGCCCGATCCCGCCTTCGCCAAGATCGTGGTGCTGACGCCGGACGCCGAGGCGCGCGAGGCCCTGAAGCACCGGCTGCGGCAGAATGTGGCGCAGGGACTGGTGCCCGAAGCCTATGTGCGCGTCACCCAGCTCGTGTTCGGCCCCTACACGCCGTTCCCGGTCGAATTCCGGGTGATGGGTCCCGATCCGGCCCAGCTCTACGGCATTTCCGAAAAGGCCCTCGCCATCATGCGGAGCGTGCCGGATGTGCGGCAGGCCAACCGGGAGTGGGGCAACCGCACGCCCGTGCTCCGCTTCACGCCGGACCAGGATCGCCTGAACCTCATCGGGCTTTCGCCGGCCGAGGTCGGCCAGCAGCTCCAGTTCCTTCTCACCGGGATCGCCGTCACCCAGGTCCGCGAGGACATCCGCAATGTGCCGATCGTGGCGCGCAGCGCCGGCGACGAGCGCCTGGACCCGACGCGTCTGGCGGATTTCTCGCTGACGAGCCGGACCGGCCAGCAAATCCCGCTCGACCAGATCGGCCATGCGGAAATCCGGCTGGAAGAACCGATGATGAAGCGCCGGGACCGGACGTCCGTCATCACGATCCGGTCGGACATCAATGAGGCAACCCAGCCTCCGGAGGTCTCCAAGCAGATCATGACGGCTCTTCAGCCGCTGATCGCCTCGCTTCCGGCCGGCTATCGCATCGAAATGGGCGGATCGATCGAGGAAGCCCTCAAGGCCAACACGGCGCTCGGCAAGGTCTTCCCGGTCATGATCGCGGCCATGCTGATCTTCATCATGCTGCAGGTGCGGTCCTTCTCGATGATGGCCATGGTCCTGCTGACGGCGCCGCTCGGTCTCGTCGGCGTCGTGCCCATGCTGCTCGCCTCCAACCACCCCTTCGGCTTCAACGCCATCCTGGGCCTGATCGGGCTGGCCGGCATCCTGATGCGCAACACATTGATCCTGACCGAGCAGATCAAGGAGAACCAGGCGGCCGGTCTCGACGATTACCACGCCGTCATCGAGGCCACGGTGCAGCGGACACGGCCGGTGATCCTGACCGCCCTTGCCGCGGTGCTGGCCTTCATCCCCCTCACGCACTCGGTGTTCTGGGGGTCGATGGCCTACACGCTGATCGGCGGCACGGCGGTCGGCACGGTGCTGATCCTGCTGTTCCTCCCCGCCCTCTACGCGGCATGGTTCCGCATCAGGCCGGCGGCGGCCGGCGAGGCCTCAAGTCCGCATGCCCGCCTCGGCGTGGTCTGA